One Dysosmobacter welbionis DNA segment encodes these proteins:
- a CDS encoding DNA cytosine methyltransferase — protein MRVLVACEESQEVCKAFRALGHEAYSCDIEPCSGGHPEWHIQCDALEMLKMQWDMILAFPPCTYLSNAGAKHLFKGGVLNQERYRTGLEAKAFFLRFLNADCPHICVENPVSSKIYEMPPHTQEVQPWMFGHPVQKKTRLWLKGLPPLEPTNIVDPKCSCHEAGTWFMRGGKDRQKNRAKTFPGIAQAMAEQWGGICNG, from the coding sequence ATGAGAGTGCTGGTGGCTTGTGAAGAGTCTCAGGAAGTGTGCAAAGCATTCAGGGCGCTGGGGCATGAAGCATACAGCTGCGACATTGAGCCGTGCAGCGGAGGCCATCCTGAGTGGCACATCCAATGTGACGCGTTGGAGATGCTGAAAATGCAGTGGGACATGATTCTGGCGTTTCCGCCTTGTACATATCTGTCGAACGCCGGAGCAAAACACCTGTTCAAGGGGGGCGTTCTCAATCAGGAGCGCTATCGGACAGGGCTTGAGGCAAAAGCATTTTTCTTGAGGTTTCTGAATGCCGACTGCCCGCACATCTGTGTGGAGAACCCAGTATCCAGCAAGATTTATGAAATGCCGCCGCACACCCAGGAGGTCCAGCCGTGGATGTTCGGACACCCGGTTCAGAAAAAGACCCGCCTGTGGTTGAAAGGACTTCCTCCTTTGGAGCCAACTAACATTGTTGACCCGAAATGCAGCTGTCACGAAGCTGGAACATGGTTCATGCGAGGTGGGAAAGACCGACAGAAGAATCGGGCCAAGACCTTTCCAGGCATAGCTCAGGCAATGGCAGAACAATGGGGAGGAATTTGTAATGGATGA
- a CDS encoding phosphoadenosine phosphosulfate reductase: MTEHFASWSGGADSTATALLALEHGEPLTALVYCEVMFDAHTSGEVPEHADFIHGIAIPWFEEHGVRVEVLRSQKTFMDVFWHQIKKGLRAGKYQGFPSPGFCKVQDRCKTPPLGRFRRAHKGAVQYIGYAADEDERLLRLGGQKISLLQKYGYTQKDARELCRKYGLLSPAYEFCKRGGCFFCPNTSDNEFRHLRAHHRELWDKLLELQHVENVAFPGRFRTDDNIIYMGSRFDLEERQITWEDLGL; this comes from the coding sequence ATGACTGAGCATTTTGCATCATGGTCCGGCGGCGCAGACAGTACGGCAACAGCCCTGCTTGCTCTCGAGCACGGGGAGCCTTTGACAGCCTTGGTATACTGTGAGGTCATGTTTGATGCGCATACCAGCGGAGAGGTCCCGGAACATGCAGATTTTATCCACGGGATAGCAATCCCGTGGTTTGAGGAACATGGCGTGCGCGTGGAGGTTCTGCGATCTCAAAAGACGTTTATGGACGTGTTTTGGCACCAGATCAAAAAGGGGTTGCGGGCCGGAAAGTATCAAGGATTCCCGTCGCCGGGGTTTTGCAAGGTGCAAGATCGCTGTAAGACACCTCCGCTGGGCCGGTTTCGCCGGGCGCATAAAGGAGCAGTACAGTATATCGGATATGCAGCAGACGAGGACGAAAGACTGCTGCGCCTGGGCGGGCAGAAAATATCCCTGCTGCAGAAATACGGATACACCCAGAAGGATGCGCGCGAACTCTGCCGGAAATACGGGCTCCTCTCTCCAGCCTATGAGTTCTGTAAGCGTGGCGGGTGCTTCTTCTGCCCAAATACCAGTGACAATGAGTTCCGACATTTGCGGGCACACCATAGGGAGCTATGGGATAAGCTCTTAGAGCTCCAACACGTGGAAAACGTTGCTTTCCCTGGGCGGTTCCGGACAGATGACAACATCATTTACATGGGGTCCAGGTTTGACCTGGAAGAACGGCAGATCACATGGGAGGATTTAGGACTATGA
- a CDS encoding helix-turn-helix domain-containing protein has translation MNEFPERLRRLRERNRLSRYKLSELCGISSDQIRRYELGNRKPGTDALEAIADYFEVSTDYLLGRTDYPCVVKPLSSHKKI, from the coding sequence GTGAATGAGTTCCCGGAACGGCTTAGGCGGTTAAGGGAAAGAAACAGGCTGAGCAGATACAAGCTTTCCGAGCTGTGCGGGATATCGTCTGACCAAATCAGAAGGTATGAACTTGGGAACAGAAAACCAGGGACGGACGCTCTGGAGGCAATAGCTGATTATTTTGAAGTGTCAACAGATTACTTACTTGGACGAACAGACTATCCATGCGTAGTTAAACCTTTATCGTCTCATAAGAAAATTTGA
- a CDS encoding DUF6291 domain-containing protein — protein MERDQFTFYRSFWEALKVLPKKDQLPFVTAICTYVFEGESKPLTGQASASFLLVKPILDKASKKAANGKRGGSKPKANRKQTESNIEGEIEVEGEVEREEENENDSYTPPTPSSRGKRFSPPTVDEVRAYCQERNNGVDPESFVAFYASKGWKIGQSPMKDWKQAVITWEKRRKQEGKEKPTAQSMNDETWKYIREMYHHKEEP, from the coding sequence TTGGAACGTGACCAATTTACCTTTTACCGCAGCTTCTGGGAGGCGTTAAAAGTGCTTCCGAAGAAGGACCAGCTTCCCTTTGTGACGGCGATTTGTACTTATGTGTTCGAGGGAGAAAGCAAGCCATTAACAGGACAGGCATCCGCTTCCTTTTTGCTTGTAAAACCGATACTTGACAAAGCAAGCAAAAAGGCAGCAAACGGGAAGCGAGGCGGAAGCAAACCGAAAGCAAACCGGAAGCAAACGGAAAGCAATATAGAGGGAGAGATAGAGGTAGAGGGTGAGGTAGAGAGAGAGGAAGAGAATGAGAACGATAGTTATACTCCCCCTACCCCCTCTTCCAGGGGGAAACGCTTTTCACCTCCGACAGTCGATGAAGTCAGGGCATATTGTCAGGAGCGGAACAACGGGGTAGACCCAGAGTCGTTTGTTGCTTTCTACGCCTCCAAGGGCTGGAAGATCGGTCAGTCTCCCATGAAGGACTGGAAACAGGCTGTAATCACCTGGGAAAAGCGCAGGAAGCAGGAAGGGAAGGAAAAACCTACTGCCCAAAGCATGAACGACGAGACGTGGAAGTACATCCGGGAAATGTATCACCACAAGGAGGAACCATGA
- a CDS encoding PBSX family phage terminase large subunit, with product MSEIRLSTVLGPAFHLLARDVFQHGHTHYDLSGGRGSLKSSCVSLLVPLILLTNKGTHALVLRKVANTIRDSVYAQYLWAIGELGMADYWEAKVQPMELIYKPTGQKIMFRGADDPMKIKSIKVPFGYIAVTHFEEKDQFAGRAEIRTILQSTMRGGSKFWNFESYNPPISRDNWANKDSLEERADRLCHKSTYLEAPPEWLGEQFLREAEYLKETDERAYQHEYLGIPVGTGGNVFENIDVRELTDEEVSAFDRICNGVDWGYFPDPWAFNRCHYDAARRVLYIFDELTRNKMGNQETANLLLEKGLTREDRIVADSAEPKSVADYKKFGLHCTGAIKGPGSVEYSMKWLQSLKSIVIDPKRCPDTCEEFMEYEYERTKDGDIISGYPDRDNHHIDAVRYATEPIWRRPGQQAKNTYIPLYARR from the coding sequence ATGTCTGAAATCAGATTGTCAACAGTCCTTGGCCCAGCGTTCCACTTGCTTGCTCGAGATGTGTTCCAACATGGCCACACTCATTATGATCTGTCTGGTGGGCGCGGCTCTCTGAAGTCATCTTGCGTTTCGCTCCTTGTTCCGTTGATTCTACTGACCAATAAAGGGACACATGCGCTGGTCCTGCGCAAGGTTGCAAACACCATTCGAGACAGCGTATATGCTCAATATCTGTGGGCCATTGGCGAACTTGGAATGGCGGACTATTGGGAAGCTAAGGTCCAGCCGATGGAACTGATTTATAAGCCGACAGGACAGAAGATTATGTTTCGTGGCGCTGATGACCCCATGAAGATCAAGTCTATCAAGGTGCCTTTCGGATATATCGCCGTCACCCACTTTGAGGAAAAGGATCAGTTTGCAGGGCGGGCGGAAATCCGAACCATTCTTCAATCCACAATGCGTGGCGGCTCTAAGTTCTGGAACTTCGAGAGCTACAACCCGCCGATCAGCCGGGACAACTGGGCAAACAAAGATAGCCTTGAAGAGAGAGCGGACAGGCTGTGTCATAAATCCACATACTTGGAAGCCCCGCCAGAGTGGTTGGGGGAACAGTTCCTGCGAGAAGCGGAATACCTCAAAGAAACGGACGAGCGGGCATATCAGCATGAATATCTCGGGATTCCGGTTGGTACGGGCGGGAATGTCTTTGAAAATATCGACGTTCGAGAGCTGACAGACGAAGAAGTTTCCGCATTTGACCGGATTTGCAACGGCGTGGACTGGGGATATTTCCCGGACCCGTGGGCATTCAATCGCTGCCATTATGACGCGGCACGGCGTGTGCTGTATATCTTCGATGAGCTGACTCGAAACAAGATGGGCAACCAAGAAACGGCAAATCTACTCCTTGAAAAGGGCTTGACCAGAGAGGACCGCATTGTTGCAGACAGCGCGGAGCCGAAAAGTGTAGCGGACTATAAGAAATTCGGCCTGCACTGCACGGGTGCTATTAAAGGGCCTGGAAGTGTGGAGTATTCCATGAAGTGGCTGCAATCCCTGAAATCTATTGTGATTGACCCAAAGCGCTGTCCGGATACCTGCGAGGAGTTTATGGAATACGAATACGAGCGGACGAAAGACGGCGACATTATCAGCGGATATCCTGATAGAGACAACCACCATATTGACGCCGTCCGCTATGCTACGGAGCCAATCTGGAGACGGCCTGGGCAACAGGCAAAAAATACTTACATACCTCTTTATGCACGGAGGTGA
- a CDS encoding helix-turn-helix domain-containing protein codes for MTTKKLQTILEMVDRGCLQKDIAKAVNVSVSTVSIWARKYGRVRIPRRYCLKMYTIYGKDGQYAFEGTARECAEYLGIQYQSFRRMASQYQRYGKGQYAVYPSEVEA; via the coding sequence ATGACAACTAAGAAGCTGCAAACCATTCTGGAGATGGTGGACCGGGGATGCCTCCAGAAGGACATTGCCAAAGCGGTCAATGTGTCCGTTTCGACCGTCAGCATCTGGGCCCGGAAATATGGGCGTGTGCGGATACCGCGTCGCTACTGCCTGAAGATGTACACCATCTACGGCAAGGACGGGCAATACGCCTTTGAGGGCACCGCCCGAGAGTGTGCGGAATATCTGGGCATCCAATACCAGTCCTTCCGGCGGATGGCGTCCCAATACCAGCGTTACGGCAAGGGCCAGTACGCAGTCTATCCGTCGGAGGTGGAAGCATGA
- a CDS encoding single-stranded DNA-binding protein: protein MFINGITDYDRSGNEVKTGLVIAKATCDGDIRITSNGKEVGSISVRAYGRKDGTAAFLTVKGWGHLARQLSVMVKGDRVIAAGRLESREYNGKTYTDLIADYVWPTEKESHFPIQSGGVNVSAADFAEIGEEDGKLPF from the coding sequence ATGTTTATCAATGGCATTACGGACTATGACCGCAGCGGCAACGAGGTCAAGACCGGACTCGTCATCGCAAAGGCCACCTGTGACGGCGATATCCGCATCACCAGCAACGGCAAGGAGGTCGGCTCCATCTCCGTCCGGGCCTATGGCCGCAAGGACGGAACCGCCGCTTTCCTGACTGTCAAGGGCTGGGGGCATCTGGCCCGCCAGCTGTCCGTTATGGTGAAGGGCGACCGGGTCATCGCCGCCGGGCGGCTGGAGAGCCGGGAGTACAACGGCAAAACCTATACAGACCTGATAGCGGACTATGTGTGGCCCACAGAAAAGGAGTCCCACTTCCCCATCCAGAGCGGCGGCGTCAATGTCTCAGCCGCAGACTTCGCCGAGATCGGCGAAGAGGACGGCAAACTGCCGTTTTAA
- a CDS encoding Lar family restriction alleviation protein, whose product MDDVKLAMLGNKDAAKRLTDAGVLVPCPMCRGQARVRNERYYQPNVRRNVICMKCFTNSGWYKTEHEARLAWNTRAPILSAEEMEMLEGIKMEVEMVMKRMEVLNDAD is encoded by the coding sequence ATGGATGACGTCAAATTAGCCATGCTCGGAAATAAAGATGCTGCGAAGCGGCTGACGGATGCGGGGGTGCTGGTGCCATGTCCTATGTGCAGAGGACAGGCAAGGGTGCGGAACGAACGTTACTATCAGCCAAATGTCCGCAGAAATGTGATCTGCATGAAATGTTTTACGAACAGCGGATGGTATAAGACGGAACACGAAGCCCGCCTGGCCTGGAACACCCGCGCGCCGATTCTGAGCGCGGAGGAAATGGAGATGCTGGAGGGGATCAAGATGGAAGTGGAGATGGTGATGAAAAGGATGGAGGTCCTGAACGATGCGGATTGA